One window of Eublepharis macularius isolate TG4126 chromosome 17, MPM_Emac_v1.0, whole genome shotgun sequence genomic DNA carries:
- the LOC129344724 gene encoding arylacetamide deacetylase-like 4: MAVFALGLVLETLGLYSIVGVLRIATQGLPSLWDSSLLIQNQHFDGVRVRVYQPKRPAARKRKGFVYLHGGAGTYGSIDAYERVLRHFAKETDSVVVAVGYQLGPENPYPNQYTECLKATVHFMKNAEDFGADPSRIIISGDSCGANFATRICQWLVDRTDLPKMHAQVLIYPALQGMDFYLPSYQQNRRVPIMWREFVIYFCCLYLKKDKSIINDVLESCHVPEDLKLKYSKWVNADLVPKEFKVRGYKPQDPALYKFKPQVYEQIKEILSETFSPLFAEDAVICKLPQTYISICEFDVVRDDGLLYKKRLEDNGVPVTLSHAKGGIHGVISLFGYGIFSLPSAEVIVTDVTKFVKSL; the protein is encoded by the exons ATGGCTGTCTTTGCTTTG GGCCTCGTTTTGGAGACTTTGGGACTGTACAGCATAGTAGGTGTTTTACGAATCGCAACTCAGGGACTCCCTTCATTATGGGATTCATCACTTCTCATTCAGAACCAGCATTTTGATGGTGTGAGAGTGAGGGTCTATCAGCCTAAAAGGCCAGCTGCCCGAAAAAGGAAAGGGTTCGTGTACCTCCATGGAGGGGCTGGTACTTACGGAAGCATTG ATGCCTATGAGAGAGTATTGCGACATTTTGCCAAAGAAACTGATTCAGTGGTTGTGGCTGTTGG GTACCAGTTGGGTCCAGAGAACCCATACCCAAATCAATATACTGAATGTCTCAAGGCAACTGTCCATTTCATGAAGAATGCTGAAGATTTTGGTGCGGATCCTAGTCGCATTATCATTAGCGGGGACAGCTGTGGTGCAAACTTTGCAACGCGCATTTGTCAATGGCTGGTGGACAGGACAGATCTCCCCAAAATGCACGCGCAGGTTTTGATCTACCCAGCTttgcaggggatggacttctatTTGCCTTCCTATCAACAAAACAGAAGGGTGCCAATCATGTGGAGAGAATTTGTGATCTATTTCTGCTGCCTTTATCTTAAGAAGGACAAATCCATTATCAATGATGTCTTGGAGAGTTGCCACGTTCCTGAAGATCTGAAACTAAAATATAGTAAGTGGGTAAATGCAGATCTTGTTCCCAAAGAATTCAAGGTCAGAGGCTACAAACCCCAGGATCCTGCCTTATATAAGTTTAAGCCGCAGGTGTACGAACAGATCAAAGAAATTTTGAGTGAAACGTTTTCGCCTCTCTTTGCTGAAGATGCTGTCATCTGCAAACTCCCCCAGACATACATTTCAATCTGTGAGTTTGATGTGGTTAGAGACGACGGACTCTTGTACAAGAAACGGCTAGAGGACAATGGTGTACCGGTAACATTGTCCCATGCCAAAGGAGGTATCCATGGAGTCATCAGCCTTTTTGGCTACGGAATCTTCTCCCTTCCATCTGCAGAGGTCATTGTAACTGACGTTACAAAATTTGTCAAGAGCTTATGA